A genomic region of Candidatus Cloacimonadota bacterium contains the following coding sequences:
- a CDS encoding P-II family nitrogen regulator gives MKKLECIIPTKKVAPLYEALLNFDVWGVTETSVRGCGKQKGYYKEQEWVDKARKIRILPFTKLEFIVKDEIVKPLIDLILKTVGTHSMGDGKIFVCPCKDAVRISDGKRGIKAISK, from the coding sequence ATGAAAAAGTTAGAGTGTATAATACCAACCAAAAAAGTTGCACCCCTTTATGAGGCATTACTTAATTTTGATGTGTGGGGAGTAACCGAAACCTCTGTAAGAGGGTGTGGTAAACAAAAAGGCTATTACAAAGAGCAGGAATGGGTGGATAAGGCAAGAAAAATAAGAATCTTACCTTTTACCAAACTGGAATTTATAGTTAAAGATGAGATAGTAAAGCCACTAATAGACCTGATTCTAAAGACTGTAGGCACTCATTCTATGGGCGATGGTAAAATATTTGTATGTCCTTGCAAGGATGCCGTTAGAATTAGTGACGGCAAAAGAGGAATAAAGGCTATATCAAAGTAA
- the accB gene encoding acetyl-CoA carboxylase biotin carboxyl carrier protein: MIGSKDKSIISVSHLREIFEEMKKYDITKLIINRSGESYEIQRGKNLEETTVKTVSEKEAETLAQIEKKPEEIEIKEEKKTQEKKKEENNIAEIKTPIVGTFYRAPSPDSEPFVDIGSQIKKGDTLCIVEAMKSMNEIESEVGGIIEEILAENGKMVEYDQTLFKVKVS, from the coding sequence ATGATAGGTTCAAAAGATAAAAGCATTATTTCAGTCTCGCATCTAAGAGAAATTTTTGAAGAGATGAAAAAGTATGATATAACTAAATTGATTATAAATCGGAGTGGAGAGAGTTATGAAATCCAACGAGGAAAAAATTTAGAAGAGACTACCGTTAAAACTGTAAGCGAGAAGGAAGCCGAGACCCTTGCACAAATTGAAAAAAAGCCGGAAGAAATAGAAATTAAAGAAGAAAAAAAAACACAGGAAAAGAAAAAAGAAGAGAACAATATTGCTGAGATAAAAACACCTATTGTAGGCACTTTCTACCGTGCCCCTTCACCAGATAGTGAGCCGTTTGTAGATATTGGTTCACAGATAAAAAAGGGTGACACGCTCTGCATTGTTGAGGCAATGAAATCAATGAACGAGATTGAATCTGAAGTGGGTGGTATAATTGAAGAAATATTGGCAGAAAACGGTAAAATGGTTGAGTATGACCAAACTCTATTCAAAGTTAAAGTAAGTTAA
- a CDS encoding ORF6N domain-containing protein — protein sequence MEAQNSIIPIEIIEKKIFFLRGKKVMLDSDLAELYEVETKQLKRAVRRNIERFPKDFMFVLTKEEFNNLRCNFGTSSWGGTRYFPMAFTEQGVAMLSSVLKSKRAIKVNIQIMRTFVRLRKLISSHKDILAKIEEMEKKYDYQFKIVFEAIRQMMTPPEKVKRDIGFKVGK from the coding sequence ATGGAAGCACAAAATTCTATTATCCCCATTGAAATAATAGAGAAGAAAATATTCTTTTTACGAGGTAAGAAGGTAATGCTGGATAGCGACCTTGCGGAATTATATGAAGTGGAAACCAAACAACTGAAAAGAGCAGTTCGCAGAAACATAGAGCGTTTCCCAAAAGATTTTATGTTTGTATTAACTAAGGAAGAATTTAATAACTTGAGGTGTAATTTTGGCACCTCAAGTTGGGGAGGAACTCGTTATTTTCCTATGGCTTTCACAGAGCAGGGTGTTGCAATGCTTTCCAGCGTTTTGAAAAGTAAGCGTGCTATTAAAGTTAATATCCAGATAATGCGAACTTTCGTGAGACTACGCAAATTGATTTCTTCACACAAGGATATCTTAGCCAAAATTGAAGAAATGGAGAAAAAATATGACTACCAATTCAAGATTGTTTTTGAAGCAATAAGACAAATGATGACACCTCCGGAAAAAGTCAAACGAGATATTGGATTCAAAGTAGGGAAATAA
- a CDS encoding DNA methyltransferase, which produces MSKNISPVSPPAGGSNGIRPREKLLASDSPKMVGTEDLLAIILGHGSKGKNVFDLSKEVIKFLRENMGKEIKVSELTQFNGIGEAKALQIVSALEIGKRFYKDKTKMQIKKVRNGELIIGDCLDVMQTMPDNEIILAFTSPPYLNAINYEDQIKKLSGEIKYWERKEVSYEYYKNFLIDRFKELYRIVKPGGHNVVNISPIAWNGKRIALPFHFVSWMENIGWIFKEDIIWEKEIARDRRSGVLMQHPYPGYYYPSLVVEYVFVFQKPAEKKEQNNIYYFRTRKEKEENKIDLSDYQDKKSKNIWRIRPVAPQENIHPCPFPLELAKRVIKYYSYKWDTVIDIFTGSGQTNLAAELLGRKHIGIDTQEKYIKYAERRINNQAKQLHLEDI; this is translated from the coding sequence ATGAGTAAAAATATTAGTCCCGTTAGTCCGCCAGCTGGTGGATCTAACGGGATTAGACCTAGAGAAAAGTTATTAGCTAGCGATAGTCCTAAAATGGTTGGGACTGAGGATTTGTTGGCTATTATTTTGGGACATGGCAGTAAAGGGAAAAATGTTTTTGACTTAAGCAAAGAGGTGATTAAATTTCTTAGGGAAAATATGGGTAAAGAAATAAAAGTAAGTGAGTTAACTCAGTTTAATGGTATAGGAGAAGCAAAGGCGTTACAAATAGTATCGGCATTAGAAATTGGTAAGCGTTTTTATAAAGATAAAACAAAAATGCAGATTAAAAAAGTAAGAAATGGAGAATTGATTATAGGTGATTGTCTTGATGTAATGCAAACTATGCCTGATAATGAAATAATATTAGCTTTTACTTCTCCACCTTATCTTAATGCTATAAATTATGAAGACCAAATCAAAAAATTAAGTGGGGAAATAAAGTATTGGGAACGAAAAGAAGTTTCTTATGAATACTACAAAAATTTCCTTATTGATAGATTTAAGGAACTTTATCGTATTGTTAAACCTGGTGGACATAATGTAGTAAATATTTCACCAATCGCATGGAATGGGAAACGAATTGCCTTACCGTTTCATTTTGTGAGTTGGATGGAAAATATTGGTTGGATATTTAAAGAAGATATTATATGGGAAAAAGAAATTGCTCGGGACAGACGAAGCGGTGTTTTAATGCAACATCCCTATCCCGGATATTATTATCCCAGCTTAGTTGTAGAATATGTTTTTGTTTTCCAAAAGCCTGCAGAAAAGAAAGAACAAAATAATATCTATTACTTTCGGACAAGAAAGGAAAAAGAAGAAAATAAAATAGATTTGTCTGATTATCAAGATAAGAAGAGTAAAAATATCTGGAGAATCAGACCAGTTGCTCCACAAGAAAATATACATCCCTGTCCTTTCCCTTTAGAATTAGCCAAACGAGTTATAAAATACTATTCATATAAATGGGACACCGTGATTGATATTTTTACAGGAAGTGGCCAAACTAATTTAGCAGCTGAACTTTTGGGTAGGAAGCACATAGGAATAGATACCCAAGAGAAATACATTAAGTATGCAGAAAGAAGAATTAATAATCAAGCAAAACAGTTACATTTGGAGGATATTTGA
- a CDS encoding TrkH family potassium uptake protein, translated as MNLRANVSLKQRYRAIFSYTGLILLLCGFLMLTPLLALLAYPGEWAHSLGFILPAIILIGIGIGMWKSFQQSKPVILTVQEGGVIVLLSWVVVILFSALPFIVIHRLSFTQAVFESVSGWTTTGLSVVDVTRTTHIILLWRSIMQLAGGAGLAIIMLAAIAGPVGPGLSAAEGRSEQLVPHVRESAKLVIAIYSGYVLVGILAYWLAGMAPFDAVNHAFAALSTGGFSTQAESIGHWDSVAIESVTILLMLLGNLNFLTAYLLLHGKLKAVYRNGEVHLMTVLIPVCALSLFLLVCRGIYPSMGKSVRVAIFETITALTTTGFTTTGYGNWNSIGFLVLMVLMLIGGGTCSTAGGIKQYRVYLLFKSLLWEIHRPFLPRTTAVENYIWQGERKDFINDGRIRRVATFVFLYLAVFIVGSGILAAHGYGLRESLFEFASALGTVGLSVGVTTAYSPPLVLWTEILGMFLGRLEFFVIIVSMVKIVRDSF; from the coding sequence ATGAACTTGCGAGCCAATGTCAGTCTGAAGCAACGCTATCGGGCAATATTCTCTTACACAGGACTAATTCTTCTCCTGTGTGGCTTTTTGATGCTTACTCCTCTTCTGGCTCTTTTAGCCTATCCCGGTGAGTGGGCACACAGCTTGGGATTCATTCTTCCTGCCATTATACTCATTGGGATTGGCATCGGGATGTGGAAAAGCTTTCAGCAGTCCAAACCTGTAATCCTGACAGTGCAGGAAGGTGGCGTCATAGTACTGTTAAGTTGGGTTGTGGTAATCTTATTTTCAGCCTTGCCCTTTATAGTTATTCATAGATTAAGTTTCACTCAAGCTGTCTTTGAGTCTGTCAGTGGCTGGACAACCACCGGACTTTCCGTGGTTGATGTTACCAGAACAACACACATAATTCTGCTTTGGCGTAGCATTATGCAACTTGCGGGTGGTGCTGGTTTGGCTATCATTATGCTTGCTGCCATTGCTGGACCAGTAGGTCCGGGACTCTCAGCAGCTGAAGGCAGGAGTGAGCAGCTCGTCCCACATGTCCGCGAATCAGCCAAACTCGTTATAGCAATCTATAGTGGATATGTATTGGTAGGCATCTTGGCATACTGGTTGGCTGGGATGGCTCCGTTTGATGCAGTCAACCATGCGTTTGCTGCGCTTTCCACTGGTGGTTTTTCAACCCAAGCTGAAAGCATTGGTCACTGGGACTCGGTTGCTATTGAATCTGTGACCATACTATTAATGCTTCTCGGTAACCTGAACTTCCTGACGGCCTATCTGCTCCTGCACGGGAAGTTAAAGGCTGTCTATCGTAATGGCGAAGTGCACCTCATGACCGTTTTGATTCCTGTTTGTGCTCTTAGCTTGTTTCTGCTGGTTTGTAGGGGGATCTATCCTTCAATGGGTAAGAGCGTTCGTGTAGCTATTTTTGAGACCATCACGGCATTAACAACCACAGGGTTTACAACTACAGGTTACGGCAACTGGAACTCTATAGGATTCCTTGTATTGATGGTTCTTATGCTCATTGGTGGTGGAACGTGCTCGACGGCCGGCGGTATCAAACAATACCGCGTCTATCTGCTCTTCAAATCACTTTTGTGGGAAATACACCGCCCGTTTCTGCCCAGGACGACCGCCGTTGAGAACTATATCTGGCAAGGAGAACGGAAAGACTTTATCAACGATGGACGGATACGGCGAGTTGCCACTTTTGTATTTCTCTATCTTGCTGTGTTCATCGTAGGTTCAGGAATTCTTGCTGCGCATGGATACGGGCTCAGGGAATCTCTGTTCGAATTTGCTTCGGCATTAGGCACCGTGGGCCTTTCTGTTGGTGTAACAACAGCTTATTCGCCGCCTTTGGTGCTTTGGACGGAGATACTGGGTATGTTTCTTGGCAGACTTGAATTCTTTGTAATTATTGTAAGCATGGTGAAAATAGTTCGTGATTCCTTTTAG